The genomic stretch GCCTTTTCCAGAAATTCTATAATTAGAAATTCCTTTATTAATTATATAAGCTACAGAAGATTTTGCTCTTCTATCTGATAACGCTTCATTGTATGCTTCATTACCTCTAGCATCTGTATGAGAACTAGATCTAATTACTAGTTTTTCATATTTTTTCATGATTTTAACAATTTTATCTAACTCTATTGCAGCATCTTCTCTAATGTTAGATTTGTTATAATCAAAATAAATTGGTCTAATTTTAATTATCAATTCTCCTCTTTCGTTATAAGTAAAGTCTGATATAACTTTTAAATCAAAATCTAATTTTAAATCTACTGTTTTATCTGATGTAGTATCAAAAGATACAGTATCTGGTTGGGAATACTCTTTTGTTGCTTTTAAAGTATATTTTTTATTACATGGCAAGCTAAATGTAAATTTTGCATTTGCGTCTGCATAAATTTCTTCTATAATTTCGCCTTTATCGTCTTTTAAAACAAGCTTAGCGCCGGGTAAAATATTATGAAATTTCTTATCTTTTACAAAACCTGAAACAATTTGTACGCATGGTGTAAATTCTGGCTCGATAAGCGATTCTACAGCATAAATATCATCATCTCCTAAACCACCTTCTCTATTAGAAGATAAATATCCTTTTTTTGTAATTGAATTGATAGAAAAAGCAAAATCATCTAATTTAGAATTTACTGGTGCTTTTAAATTTTCTGGCTTGGTGTATGTTCCATTTTCTTTTTTTGTTGAAAAAATATCTAAAGCTCCTATACCAAAATGACCATCCGAAGAAAAATATAGTACATCGTCATCAGAAATAAAAGGAAACATTTCTCTACCTTCTGTATTTACGGTAGTTCCTAAATTCTGAACTTCGCCAAAGCCACCATTTTCTTTAATTTCTACCACATAAATATCTGTACCTCCAACTCCACCAGGCATATCAGAAACAAAATATAATTTTTTACCATCTTTACTAACAGATGGATGACCCACAGAATATTCGCTACTATTAAATGGTAATTCTACTACGTTATCCCATTTATTGTAGTTCCATTCTGCTTTTAAAATTTTTAAATTATTATACCCTTCTTTGTCAACTTTATATTTACCTGCTACATAATTGTTTCTTGTAAAATACATTGTTTTTTTATCCGGAGAAAAACTAACAGAAGATTCGTGATATTTAGAGTTTACCTCATCAGAAAACATTGGTCTCACTTCAGAATCATCTCCTTCTACAGTTGTAATTTTTTCTTTAACAACTTTAAAAATATCTAGAAAATATTTATCGTTTCTTGTATGGCTTCTTTTTACAAATAAATTTCTTTCTCTTGGTGAAGAAAATAAAATTGTATTACCGTAGTCAGTCACTCCAAAATCTGAATATTTTGTATTGATACTTCTTTGGTTAACTACTGTAAAATTTGGTTTTCCGTTTTTTAATTCATCTAAGGTTACTTCTTTGTTTGTAAAGTTTTCTCCTCTAGAATCATTTTGCTTTTGTTCATGAAATTTTTTCATCCATAAATTAGATGCATCAAATTTACCAACACTTCTTAAGGTTTGCGCATATCTAAAAATGTGCTCTGGGGATTGATTAGGGTACTTATTAAATAAACGCTCATAAGCACTCGAGGCATTTTGCATATTCACATTAAAATAATAACTATCTGCAAGTCTTTGCAAAACATGCTCTGTTGCATTTTCTGATGCTAATTTCTCATAAGCTTCTGCAGCAAAAACATAAGATAAGTTTTCAAAGTAAGTATCTGCTTTTTTAGTTTCTTTAGTTTGCCCAAGTATGGTTAAAGAACTAAATAAAAGTACGATTGTAATTTGTATTGTTTTTTTCATAATTGTTGTGTTAAAACTAAAAGAATCTTGGAGATTTAATTTTATTTCTTTCAAAATCGAAATTAAATAGCACAAAAACTTCATGCGAACCAGAGTTAAAATTACCCAAGTTTGTTAATGTATAATCATAAGCATAACCTATTCTTAAACTTTTTGATGCTCTTACATTTATTAATGCAGAAACAGATTCATCTAATCTGTAAGAAAGCCCAAATTCTAATTTGTCATATAAAAGTACATTTCCAGAAAAATCTATTGATAATGGTGCACCTTCTGCAGCCTTTACCATCGTAGATGGTTTTAATTTAACATCATCAGATAAATCGAAAACATAACCTGTTGTTAAAAAAAAGTGTTTTCTTTCTGATGCTCTTGTTACTTGACCACCTTCTTTTTCGAAATGAAATGTTTGTAAAAGATTTGGTATTGATAAACCTGCATAAAACTTATCGGTATAATAAAATGCACCTGCGCCTAAGTTTGGTAAAATTTTATTTGCATTCTGATTTATAAATGCTTGATCATTATCATTTACAGTGTTTAAACACGGCAAACAAACATTAAAAAACGTAAAGCCTGCTTTAATACCTAAAGCTAAATTTGCATTTTCACCCACTTTTAATGTGTAAGAAAAATCTCCGTATACATTTTGTTCTTCTACCGGACCTATTTCGTCTACAATAACAGAAAAGCCTAAACCAACATTTTTACCTACTGGAGAATTTATCCCTAATGTTAATGTTCTTGGTGCTCCGTCTATACCAACCCATTGTGATCTACCTAAAAGATTTACACTTAGAACATCATATGACCCAGCATAAGCTGGGTTTATGATATTCATGTTATACATATATTGTGTATACTGAGGGTCTTGTTGTGCTTTTACAGAAACAGTAAATAATAGCACTGTAATTATTACAATTAATTTTTTCATTTTTATTGCCTTTATTTTTTATCTGTTATCTATTTAAATATACCCAACCTGTAATTGGTTTTCTAACGCCGTCATTAAAGTAAATAATGTAGAAATAAGTTCCTGTTGGTACTGGTTTACTATCGTTTAGAGTTAATCTACCCGTAGAGTAACCGTCCCACCAATCTGGACTCGTTTTACCATTATTACTATACTCGTACACTTTATTACCCCATCTATTAGATATTTCTAATTTAAAATTAGGATAATTAGCTAGTGCAGGTATTACAAACGTATCGTTGTTACCGTCTCCGTTTGGAGAGAATGCATTCGGAACCAAGTCACAATTTGTAACATCCATATGATCTTGAATTTGATCATTGTCACAATCGAACATGTATTCATCGATAGTTAATATTCCATCATTATCATCATCAATATCTTGGAAATCTTTTTTATCATCGGAATCCGTATTTCTAACAATATAACTTAAAATACCGCTATCATCAAACGTTTCTAAATCGTTAAATAATCCGTTCAATCCAGAACCTGTGTCAGAACCATCTATAACTCCGTCATTATTGGCATCTGTTGCACCAGAACCAGATTCTTCTAAATCTGTTAAACTATCTCCGTCTGAATCTAAATCTAAATGATCTGGAATACCGTCACTATCAGTATCTAAACTATTGTCACCTCCGTTTTCGATAAAATCTGGAATACCATCATTATCATCATCTAAATCTACACTATCAGGTACGCCGTCTCCGTCGGTGTCATCAGCATCTAAATAATCTGGAATTCCGTCTAAATCATCATCATCATTGTTTAAGTTAGAATCTCCGTTATTATCTTCATCTATAGTTTCAATACCATCGCCATCATCATCGGTATCTAGATAATTTGGTATACCATCTTTATCGGTATCATCATCTGTTGGATCTCCATTGATTAAAGCTACATCTTCATCCGAAGTATCAATACCATCTCCATCGTCATCTGTATCTAAGTAATTTGGTATACCGTCTTTATCAGTATCATCATCTGTTGGATCTCCGTTAACAGAAACAACATCTTCATCTATTGTATCAACTCCATCACCATCATCATCTGTATCTTGAAAGTCTGGTTTACCATCTTTATCTGTATCAACAGGTGTATAATCTATAGTTCCGCTTTCTGGCGTTACCTCAACTCCGTCGAATAATCCATTAGAACCAGAACCAGTATCTGCACCGTCTATTACACCATCATTATCAGCATCTAAAGCTCCATTACCAGCTTCTACAACATCGTTTACACCATCACCGTCTGAATCTAGATCTAAATGATCTGGAATGCCATCATTATCTGTATCTCTTAATGGATCACCATTTTGCTCAACTGAATCTGGTATCCCATCATTATCATCGTCTAAATCAATATTATTAGGAATTCCATCTCCATCTGTATCACCTTCTACCGTAATTGTTACCGTTTCAGTTTTACATACTGATGGACTTACAGCTGTATTACAAACTGTATAATCTATTGTTACTGTTGTTCCTTCTTCTCCTACGGCTGGTATATAGGTCATCTCTCCGGTTAATGGATCAAAACTTACAACACCTGCAGCAGTTCCTGTTCCGGCATCTGTTAGTGTCGTATTAGTTCCTGGTAAGTAATCATCATTTGCTAATACATTTACAACACCTGGTGTATTAATAGTTACTACTAGCACATCTGAACTTACGGTTGGAACTAGTGGATTTGGATCTGATGAATCTGGATTACCATCATTATCATCATCTAAATCTGTAACATCTGGATCGCCATCATTATCATTATCTGGTTGAACTGTAATTGTTACCGTTTCAGTTTTACATACTGATGGACTTACAGCTGTATTACAAACTGTATAATCTATTGTTACTGTTGTTCCTTCTTCTCCTATCGCTGGTGTATAAGTCATCTCTCCGGTTAATGGATTAAAACTTACAACGCCTGTAGCAGTTCCTGTTCCAGCATCTGTTAATGTTGTATTAGTTCCTGGTAAATAATCATCGTTTGCCAATACATTTACAACGCCTGATAAACCTTCTACAACCGTTAACACATCTGAACTTACGGTTGGAACTAATGGATTTGGATCTGATGAATCTGGATTACCATCGTTATCATCATCTAAATCTGTAACATCTGGATCACCATCATTATCATTATCCGATTGAACTGTAATTGTTACCGTTTCTGTTCTACATACTGATGGACTTACAGCTGTATTACAAACTGTATAATCTACTGTTAGTGTTGTTCCTTCTTCTCCTATCGCTGGTGTATAAGTCATCTCTCCGGTTAATGGATCAAAACTTACAACGCCTGCAGCAGTTCCTGTTCCAGCATCTGTTAATGTCGTGTTAGTTCCTGGTAAATAATCATCATTTGCTAATACATTTACAACACCTGATAAACCTTCTACAACCGTTAACACATCTGAACTTACGGTTGGAACCAATGGATTTGGATCTGATGAATCTGGATTACCATCATTATCATCATCTAAATCTGTAATATCTGGATCACCATCATTATCATTATCTGGTTGAACTGTAATTGTAACTGCTGTCGTTTTACATACTGATGGATTTACAGCTGTATTACAAACTGTATAATCTACTGTTACTGTTGTTCCTTCTTCTCCTACCGCTGGTGTATAAGTCATCTCTCCGGTTAATGGATCAAAACTTACAACACCTGCAGCAGTTCCTGTTCCTGCATCTGTTATTGTTGTGTTAGTTCCTGGTAAATAATCATCATTTGCTAATACATTTACAACGCCTGATAAACCTTCTACAACCGTTAACACATCTGGACTTACAGCTGGAACTAATGGATTTGGATCTGATGAATCTAGATTACCATCATTATCATCATCTAAATCTGTAACATCTGGATCGCCATCATTATCATTATCTGGTTGAACTGTAATTGTAACTGCTGTCGTTTTACATACTGATGGATTTACAGCTGTATTACAAACTGTATAATCTACTGTTACTGTTGTTCCTTCTTCTCCTTCAGCTGGTGTATAAGTCATCTCTCCGGTTAATGGATCAAAACTTACAACGCCTGCAGCAGTTCCCGTTCCTGCATCTGTTATTGTTGTATTTGCGCCTGGTAAATAATCATCATTTGCTAATACATTTGCAACACCTGATAAACCTTCTACAACCGTTAATGTTTCTGGACTTACAGCTGGAACTAGTGGATTTGGATCTGATGAATCTGGATTACCATCGTTATCGTCATCTAAATCTTCACTATCTGGTATTCCGTCATTATCTGTATCCAATGAATCTAAATAATCTGGTGTTCCATCATTATTATCATCATCATCATTAAAGTTACCATTGTTATTGTTGTCTTCATCCTTAGTTAAAACTCCATCATTATCGTCATCTTCGTCTAAATAATTAGGTATCCCATCATTGTCAGAATCGTCATCCGTTGGATCTCCGTTAATACTAACAACATCTTCTTCTAGAGTATTGATACCATCATTATCATCATCTATATCTTGGAAATCTAAAACTCCATCTTTATCTGAATCTTGCGGGTTATTGATTGTTGTACCGCTTTCTACGCCATCTTCTATTGCATCAAATAATCCGTTTGCACCAGAATTTGTTTCTGCACCATCAATTCTTCCATCGTTGTCTAAATCTACTTGTCCAAACCCTGACTCTATTAAATCGCTTATACCGTCACCGTCTGAATCTAAATCAAGAGAATCTGGAATGCCATCTTTATCTGTATCTCTTAATGGATCTCCATTTTGTTCTACTGAATCTGGAATTCCGTCATTATCATCATCTAAATCTACGCTATCTGGCACACCATCGTTATCATTATCTTTAATTTCTCTGTAATCTACTTCTGGTGTAGATGTATTATCAAGGTCTGGTAAATCTATTGCACCGTTATCTTGATCATCATTTACATCAAATAATGCACCTGCTGTGTTATTGTCATCATAACTATCTAATAAACCATCTGCATCAGAATCATTATTAACAGTTGCCTTAACAAAACCGGCTTCTTCTGTATCATTTAAACCATCATTATCTGAATCTAAATCTAAATAATCTGGATTAAAATCACCTTCTGTATCTACAGGTATTAAACCGCTTATTACAGCATTGTTATCGTAAGCATCTATTAAACCATCCATATCTGCATCTGCTGTTGCAGAAATTGGCTTGATATAACCTGCTGTAGTTTGTGCTTCTACGTTATCAGGAATTCCGTCGTTATCTGAATCAATATCCTTATCATCTGATATTCCGTCTCCGTCGCTATCAATACCATCATTTACTGTAAATAATGGGAATGTTCCAGGACCTGAGTTTTCTGAAGTTCCGTTGGTTTGTGATGGAGAGCTTGATGCTGTATTTCCTTCAAACAATCCGTTTATTGCACAACCAGAGAATAACACAGAACCTAAGTTTGTATTTGATGATGCTGATAATAATTCTGCAGAGAATCTAATATCAAAAGCAGAAGTATTATAGTAACCAAAGTAAGTTGCTAACCTTGGTGATACATCTACACCTGCATAAGTATCATCTGGTCCCTCAAAAGTTACTAAACCAGTTGCTGGGTTATCTGTAACATTTAATAATGTTTCATTATCTACCGCATATAAACCTGGTCTAGAAAGTATCACAGACTCTCTAGCGTTAGCTCCATCTATATCAAATATGGCACCACTAAATCTACTAATATTGTAAAGAGTGTTAGTATTATCGTTAACTAATGTAACTCTAAATGCCATTTCTGCTTTATTACCTGTTGGTGTTGGCACAGTGTATTCTGGTTGCCAAGCATCTGGATTACCTGTAGTAGAATTATCTATAGAAATTAATGAAGCTCCTCCTTTAATGTCT from Polaribacter marinaquae encodes the following:
- a CDS encoding PorP/SprF family type IX secretion system membrane protein, producing MKKLIVIITVLLFTVSVKAQQDPQYTQYMYNMNIINPAYAGSYDVLSVNLLGRSQWVGIDGAPRTLTLGINSPVGKNVGLGFSVIVDEIGPVEEQNVYGDFSYTLKVGENANLALGIKAGFTFFNVCLPCLNTVNDNDQAFINQNANKILPNLGAGAFYYTDKFYAGLSIPNLLQTFHFEKEGGQVTRASERKHFFLTTGYVFDLSDDVKLKPSTMVKAAEGAPLSIDFSGNVLLYDKLEFGLSYRLDESVSALINVRASKSLRIGYAYDYTLTNLGNFNSGSHEVFVLFNFDFERNKIKSPRFF
- a CDS encoding OmpA family protein, with the protein product MKKTIQITIVLLFSSLTILGQTKETKKADTYFENLSYVFAAEAYEKLASENATEHVLQRLADSYYFNVNMQNASSAYERLFNKYPNQSPEHIFRYAQTLRSVGKFDASNLWMKKFHEQKQNDSRGENFTNKEVTLDELKNGKPNFTVVNQRSINTKYSDFGVTDYGNTILFSSPRERNLFVKRSHTRNDKYFLDIFKVVKEKITTVEGDDSEVRPMFSDEVNSKYHESSVSFSPDKKTMYFTRNNYVAGKYKVDKEGYNNLKILKAEWNYNKWDNVVELPFNSSEYSVGHPSVSKDGKKLYFVSDMPGGVGGTDIYVVEIKENGGFGEVQNLGTTVNTEGREMFPFISDDDVLYFSSDGHFGIGALDIFSTKKENGTYTKPENLKAPVNSKLDDFAFSINSITKKGYLSSNREGGLGDDDIYAVESLIEPEFTPCVQIVSGFVKDKKFHNILPGAKLVLKDDKGEIIEEIYADANAKFTFSLPCNKKYTLKATKEYSQPDTVSFDTTSDKTVDLKLDFDLKVISDFTYNERGELIIKIRPIYFDYNKSNIREDAAIELDKIVKIMKKYEKLVIRSSSHTDARGNEAYNEALSDRRAKSSVAYIINKGISNYRISGKGFGETRLVNNCVDNNSHTNTVKCSEEQHQANRRTEFVIIKM